Proteins encoded in a region of the Candidatus Bathyarchaeia archaeon genome:
- a CDS encoding carboxypeptidase-like regulatory domain-containing protein: MRVKPWLLPALLIALSLILAVRSEEGELTVGDDGRVVISGRALVLTGNVTVKDAGQLIIEGSRVQLSIRGEKAYNVSVLDYGRMLCVNSGLETLSTASIIRLSGHGNLTLINANVTGFNGLYSTGNSTLKLQGGRLNLGSVDFEGKSVSLIGGSMPKGEMTVKAERVEVENFKADKMVMQVKESRLKRLEGDLLKVNSAQPVYLNNSKVKDCYLRSDGEVVVADSSFESLTFLSSGVAVNTTTTGGGESKAGGAIYAGDNAVVHRYWYLRVEVTDLAGAAIPAKVIVTDYFGNMVAEGEADVEGVFRRPMLAEVVNGSKTVFVGNYRVRAEYLNYTTRFTPIVLDGNRDVKLRFTEYVPLKTATVLTVSPTTVKVGNPVKVRGWITSGQPGEYVEVVAIGPGELRIESAYKTGDGGIFEGEFKPNVEGRWIIYAEWMGGPQREGSTKSRAFTITAEPRPSILTLLIRAMPITIVVLGVLTAVAFLALTRMKTGKI; encoded by the coding sequence TTGAGGGTTAAACCCTGGCTCCTGCCAGCGTTGCTCATAGCCCTCTCCCTTATTTTAGCCGTGCGCTCCGAGGAGGGTGAGCTCACGGTAGGGGATGATGGAAGAGTGGTCATCAGCGGAAGAGCCCTCGTCCTGACCGGAAACGTTACCGTGAAAGATGCGGGGCAACTGATTATAGAGGGGTCGAGGGTTCAACTCTCAATTAGGGGTGAAAAAGCGTACAACGTCTCAGTTCTCGATTATGGGAGAATGCTATGCGTAAACTCTGGTTTAGAAACTTTGTCCACCGCTTCGATTATAAGGCTTTCAGGCCACGGTAACTTGACTCTGATAAACGCCAACGTCACCGGTTTTAATGGACTTTACTCTACGGGGAACTCAACTCTGAAGCTTCAGGGCGGGAGGCTAAACCTGGGAAGCGTTGACTTCGAGGGGAAATCCGTTTCCCTCATCGGCGGATCTATGCCTAAAGGCGAAATGACCGTTAAAGCGGAGAGGGTGGAGGTTGAAAACTTTAAGGCGGATAAAATGGTCATGCAGGTTAAAGAGTCGAGGCTGAAGCGTTTAGAAGGTGACCTGTTGAAGGTGAATTCCGCTCAGCCGGTTTACTTGAACAACTCGAAGGTGAAGGATTGTTACCTCAGGTCCGATGGAGAGGTGGTGGTGGCTGACTCATCCTTCGAGTCGCTGACCTTCCTCTCCTCCGGCGTAGCGGTGAACACCACCACAACTGGTGGAGGTGAATCGAAGGCTGGGGGGGCTATCTACGCTGGTGACAACGCGGTTGTCCACCGATACTGGTATTTAAGGGTTGAAGTCACCGACCTAGCTGGGGCGGCTATACCGGCTAAGGTGATCGTCACCGACTACTTCGGTAACATGGTGGCCGAGGGGGAGGCTGACGTTGAGGGTGTGTTCCGTCGGCCGATGTTGGCTGAGGTGGTGAATGGCTCTAAAACGGTTTTCGTTGGCAACTACAGGGTGAGGGCGGAGTACTTGAACTATACCACGCGGTTTACGCCCATCGTCTTGGATGGAAACAGGGATGTAAAGCTAAGGTTTACCGAGTACGTGCCGTTGAAGACGGCGACGGTTTTGACGGTTTCACCGACTACCGTGAAGGTGGGAAACCCTGTCAAGGTCAGGGGTTGGATCACCTCTGGACAACCGGGGGAATACGTGGAGGTTGTGGCCATCGGGCCAGGAGAGTTGAGGATTGAATCCGCCTACAAAACGGGTGATGGAGGAATATTCGAAGGAGAGTTCAAACCTAACGTCGAGGGAAGATGGATCATATACGCCGAATGGATGGGAGGGCCACAACGGGAAGGATCCACCAAAAGCCGAGCGTTCACCATAACAGCTGAGCCGAGGCCCTCCATCCTAACCCTGCTCATCAGGGCGATGCCCATAACCATCGTTGTCCTCGGCGTTCTAACAGCCGTCGCATTCCTAGCACTCACACGAATGAAGACAGGGAAGATATAA
- a CDS encoding type IV pilin N-terminal domain-containing protein: protein MKKLKLNRKGVSPVIAVLLMIAIAVAASILVYVWSMGLIGTLQTGGGQQLREQVILEEYSWDSSGLNLYLRNVGASDVIVDTVYVAGKKYEIDAKTLKVHGPVETVEAKPTGTFTDGVAYTVKVVTKTGGIFTFSCIYGGTAATTVTTTATST from the coding sequence TTGAAGAAACTTAAATTAAACAGAAAGGGAGTGTCGCCGGTCATCGCGGTGCTGCTGATGATAGCGATCGCCGTAGCCGCCTCGATACTCGTGTACGTTTGGAGCATGGGGTTAATCGGAACACTGCAAACAGGTGGAGGACAACAACTCAGAGAGCAGGTAATTCTAGAGGAGTATAGTTGGGATTCTTCGGGATTAAATTTGTACCTTCGGAACGTCGGAGCTTCTGATGTAATAGTAGACACGGTGTATGTAGCCGGTAAAAAGTACGAGATTGATGCTAAAACATTAAAGGTTCATGGACCGGTAGAGACAGTGGAGGCAAAACCCACTGGAACTTTTACTGACGGTGTAGCGTACACAGTCAAGGTTGTGACTAAAACTGGCGGCATCTTTACATTCTCGTGTATCTATGGTGGTACAGCTGCGACCACAGTAACCACGACGGCCACATCCACGTAG
- a CDS encoding archaellin/type IV pilin N-terminal domain-containing protein: MRFFKSKKAVSTVIATVLLINIAVVAGVLLYAWAQGMFGAWASSSEIYFQGQREALEEILALENMRFDPDAAYKLNITVRNVGKRDVYIVAIYLNNTDVTGEVSLAWNSVGEIVSPETQGLHKGAYHILIRDSVTFAFKDLPSLTIEEGDLLTVVVTTDRGTRIAQEWEASG; the protein is encoded by the coding sequence ATGAGGTTTTTCAAGTCTAAAAAAGCGGTGAGCACGGTCATCGCCACCGTTTTGCTGATCAACATAGCGGTGGTGGCCGGTGTCCTACTGTACGCGTGGGCTCAGGGCATGTTCGGCGCGTGGGCGTCGAGCAGTGAAATCTACTTTCAAGGCCAAAGAGAGGCCCTGGAGGAGATCCTCGCCTTAGAGAACATGAGGTTCGACCCAGACGCAGCCTACAAGTTGAACATAACGGTTCGAAACGTCGGCAAGAGAGACGTCTACATAGTCGCTATCTACCTAAACAACACAGATGTGACAGGCGAAGTAAGTTTGGCCTGGAACAGCGTTGGAGAAATCGTTTCACCGGAGACCCAGGGCCTACATAAAGGAGCCTATCATATCCTCATAAGGGATTCGGTTACCTTCGCCTTCAAAGACCTACCCAGCCTAACCATCGAGGAAGGAGACCTCCTAACCGTGGTCGTCACCACTGACAGGGGAACCCGCATAGCCCAAGAATGGGAGGCATCAGGATAG